The following are encoded together in the Anopheles nili chromosome 3, idAnoNiliSN_F5_01, whole genome shotgun sequence genome:
- the LOC128725605 gene encoding pre-mRNA-splicing factor 38B-like: MEYDNNHDDDQQQQYYQQESHSQQHQQTSTATVNQANAPKKSSKQNNALPLWGNETSMNLNPLILANIQGSSYFKVSLFKLKTYHEVVDEIYYQVKHLEPWERGSRKTAGQTGMCGGVRGVGAGGIVSTAFCLLYKLYTLRLTRKQVNGLLSHGDSPYIRALGFMYLRYTQPPGDLFDWYEPYLLDEEEIDVKAGGGQLLTIGQMIRQWLTKLDWFSTLFPRIPVPMQKQIDAKLNQYARENGVSFVDTQPERGGGAPATGGKASRGGVGGASAVVSRAGSTAGFTDERESGRYDRGVAEQSFKEKAVKREMFDHCDRDAGYRNRYERYDERRRDRNPKDYRGQDSDRDKDRERYKERDRERDRHRERDRERNRDRSRDHRDRKEKSRSDRRSRSRDRDYHRDRRQH; the protein is encoded by the exons ATGGAATATGACAACA ATCACGATGatgatcagcagcagcagtattaCCAACAAGAGTCGCACAGccaacagcatcaacaaaccTCGACAGCGACAGTGAACCAAGCTAATGCTccgaaaaaatcatcaaagcAAAATAATGCTCTGCCACTTTGGGGTAACGAAACGTCGATGAACCTTAACCCATTGATTTTAGCAAACATTCAGGGATCTAGCTATTTTAAAG TGTCCTTGTTCAAACTAAAGACTTACCATGAAGTTGTAGACGAAATATATTACCAAGTAAAACACTTGGAACCATGGGAACGAGGATCTCGAAAAACAGCGGGACAAACTGGAATGTGTGGAGGT GTCAGAGGCGTAGGAGCAGGCGGAATTGTTTCGacagctttttgtttgttgtataAACTATATACATTACGTTTAACACGGAAGCAGGTTAATGGACTTCTTTCACATGGCGATTCTCCATACATACGTGCACTAG GATTTATGTATCTAAGGTACACTCAACCACCAGGGGATCTGTTCGATTGGTACGAACCATATCTTTTAGACGAAGAGGAAATCGATGTTAAAGCAGGAGGTGGTCAG TTGTTAACAATTGGGCAAATGATCCGACAATGGCTTACAAAATTGGACTGGTTTTCAACACTATTTCCACGTATACCGGTACCAATGCAAAAACAGATTGATGCTAAACTTAATCAATATGCTCGGGAAAACGGAGTGTCCTTTGTAGATACGCAGCCCGagcgtggtggtggagctCCTGCTACAGGTGGAAAAGCAAGTCGTGGTGGAGTTGGCGGTGCGTCAGCGGTGGTTTCTCGAGCAGGATCCACCGCGGGATTTACAGATGAAAGGGAATCAGGACGCTACGACCGTGGAGTTGCAGAACAGTCTTTTAAGGAAAAAGCAGTCAAGCGGGAAATGTTTGACCACTGTGATCGAGATGCAGGATATAGAAACCGTTACGAACGTTATGATGAACGACGTCGTGACCGTAATCCTAAAGATTACAGAGGACAGGACTCCGATCGTGACAAGGACAGAGAAAGGTACAAAGAGCGTGATCGCGAAAGAGATAGGCACAGAGAACGTGATCGGGAACGCAATCGGGATAGATCGCGAGACCATCGTGACCGTAAAGAAAAATCTCGCAGTGATCGAAGGTCAAGGAGTCGCGATCGAGATTACCACCGAGATCGAAGACAACATTAG
- the LOC128723210 gene encoding raf homolog serine/threonine-protein kinase Raf yields the protein MSSAEADDTDDELDPFMQLEEDLRNIKSVIHVTRENIDALNAKFADFQQPPALYLEEYQELTSKLHDLEIKEQDLVDKKMQLQNESLSEPSEPPDPDPEERIETESMCGTLSRQSKMLLRAFLPNQQRTSVQVIPGMRLKDALAKALKRRNLTCEFCEVTAGTNDYPIPWETDVSALNCDEVFVRILDIGFPTYISHQFIRKTFFSLAFCECCRRLLFTGFYCNQCNYRFHQRCVDKVPPICSKRHMDSTFYHVLLANPESTAGIINPGAGAGGYGASLRHPRSLNQQDRSNSAPNVCINNVIKPYFGTDSRHAISNRPLQAQTNQEHSHSTQASPTNTLNHSKRPRARSADESNKNLLSPRDSKQTDENWNIQAEEILIGQRIGSGSFGTVYKAHWHGPVAVKTLNVKTPSPAQLQAFKNEVAMLKKTRHCNILLFMGCVSKPSLAIVTQWCEGSSLYKHIHVNETKFKLNTLIDIARQAAQGMDYLHAKNIIHRDLKSNNIFLHDDFSVKIGDFGLATAKVRWSGSQQSNQPTGSILWMAPEVIRMKDQNPYSFQSDVYAFGIVLYEMLTEQLPYNHINNKDQILFMVGCGKLRPDSTKVRSDCPQALKRCVEDCIKFNRDERPLFRLLLNMLENMLRTMPKFHRSASEPNFTQTQLQNDDFLYMCSSPKTPVNFHNFQFYNGAGNY from the exons ATGTCCTCGGCTGAGGCAGATGACACGGACGATGAGCTTGATCCTTTTATGCAGCTTGAAGAAGATCTACGAAACATCAAATCTGTTATTCATGTGACGCGAGAGAATATTGATGCGCTAAATGCGAAGTTTGCAGACTTTCAACAACCTCCGGCGCTGTATCTGGAGGAATATCAGGAGCTCACATCAAAGCTGCACGATCTCGAAATCAAAGAGCAGGACCTGGTAGATAAGAAGATGCAGCTTCAAAATGAATCGTTAAGCGAACCTAGCGAGCCGCCCGATCCAGATCCCGAAGAACGGATAGAA ACCGAAAGCATGTGTGGAACATTGAGCAGGCAGTCGAAAATGTTGCTTAGAGCCTTTTTGCCGAATCAGCAGCGTACGTCAGTACAAGTAATACCAGGGATGCGACTGAAAGATGCGCTGGCAAAAGCACTAAAACGTCGTAACCTGACGTGTGAGTTCTGCGAGGTTACTGCCGGAACTAATGACTATCCGATTCCCTGGGAAACAGACGTAAGCGCATTGAACTGTGATGAGGTTTTCGTGCGCATACTGGACATCGGATTTCCGACTTACATTTCGCATCAGTTCATTCGGAAGACGTTTTTCTCACTTGCTTTCTGCGAGTGCTGTCGTCGGTTGCTGTTTACCGGTTTCTACTGTAATCAGTGCAACTATCGTTTTCATCAGCGATGCGTCGATAAGGTGCCACCAATCTGTAGTAAACGGCACATGGACAGCACGTTTTATCATGTGTTACTGGCGAATCCCGAAAGTACTGCAGGGATCATCAATCCCGGTGCCGGAGCCGGAGGGTACGGTGCGAGCTTACGTCACCCGCGGTCACTAAATCAGCAGGATCGTTCAAACTCTGCTCCGAATGTATGCATCAACAATGTGATAAAACCGTACTTTGGGACAGATAGTCGACATGCTATAAGTAATCGCCCGCTGCAG gcTCAAACAAACCAAGAGCATTCCCATTCCACGCAAGCATCGCCCACGAATACGCTCAATCATAGTAAAAGACCACGAGCCAGGTCGGCAgatgaaagcaataaaaacctCTTGTCACCGCGAGATTCGAAACAGACGGACGAAAATTGG AACATCCAAGCGGAAGAGATTTTGATAGGTCAACGCATTGGGTCTGGTTCATTCGGAACGGTGTACAAAGCGCACTGGCATGGACCGGTTGCCGTAAAAACATTGAACGTGAAAACTCCGAGCCCAGCGCAGTTGCAAGCATTTAAAAACGAGGTAGCAATGCTTAAGAAGACACGACACTGCAATATATTGCTGTTCATGGGATGTGTGAGTAAGCCATCGCTAGCTATCGTTACCCAATGGTGCGAAGGTAGCAGCTTGTATAAGCACATACACGTGAATGAGACCAAGTTCAAGTTGAACACGCTGATCGACATCGCTCGGCAAGCTGCCCAAGGAATGGATTACCTTCATGCAAAAAACATTATTCACCGTGATCTGAAATCGAATAATATATTCCTGCATGATGATTTCTCGGTAAAAATAGGCGATTTCGGCCTAGCCACGGCCAAGGTACGATGGTCGGGTTCGCAGCAATCAAACCAACCGACTGGAAGTATCCTCTGGATGGCTCCGGAAGTGATTCGAATGAAGGATCAGAATCCGTACTCGTTCCAAAGTGATGTATATGCGTTTGGTATTGTGCTTTACGAAATGTTGACCGAGCAGTTACCGTACAATCACATAAACAACAAAGATCAGATCCTATTCATGGTAGGCTGCGGTAAGCTGAGACCAGATTCGACAAAAGTACGCTCAGACTGTCCCCAGGCGTTGAAGCGCTGTGTCGAGGACTGTATAAAGTTTAATCGCGATGAAAGACCGCTTTTTCGACTTCTACTAAATATGTTGGAAAATATGCTACGAACCATGCCGAAGTTTCACCGTAGTGCAAGCGAACCTAATTTTACTCAGACGCAGCTACAAAATGACGATTTTTTGTATATGTGCTCCAGCCCCAAAACGCCGgttaattttcataatttccaGTTCTACAACGGAGCAGGAAACTATTAA
- the LOC128724325 gene encoding uncharacterized protein LOC128724325: MLKWVVTRGPQTMCSEWQSPVKHPWIWNEENPHSKQQLDLKNNNTIHHNMPVGGSSTPVERIGFMSDCTDLSNLKWSSPTPNVEASDAGSAFCYLLVNRHSSPLKRLSHATGNNRHCTTAQHNLNGQRRVPQKSRRRFSSLHIREPTKLASPSYRSADDPANDLSSEQLMPASPNMFATESEPYNEREIKTPETEKMPLTSHGCRQLVSRRAVRRRKIIRSSTKDV, translated from the coding sequence ATGTTGAAATGGGTCGTAACTCGTGGACCTCAGACAATGTGTTCTGAGTGGCAATCGCCTGTGAAACATCCGTGGATTTGGAATGAAGAAAATCCTCACTCGAAGCAGCAGCTGGACCTGAAAAATAACAATACTATCCACCACAACATGCCAGTTGGGGGATCAAGCACACCAGTTGAAAGAATCGGGTTTATGAGTGATTGCACCGATCTGTCGAATCTGAAATGGTCATCTCCTACGCCCAACGTGGAAGCCAGTGACGCAGGATCAGCTTTTTGCTACTTACTAGTAAACAGACACTCGTCACCCCTGAAGCGGCTGAGCCACGCGACCGGTAACAATCGGCATTGTACTACCGCTCAGCACAACCTCAACGGTCAGAGACGAGTGCCTCAGAAATCTCGGCGACGTTTTTCTAGCCTTCACATACGAGAACCAACGAAATTGGCCTCACCCAGCTACCGGTCAGCTGACGATCCTGCCAACGATCTGTCCAGTGAACAGCTTATGCCAGCATCGCCGAATATGTTTGCAACCGAAAGCGAACCATACAACGAACGGGAAATCAAAACACCTGAAACAGAGAAAATGCCTTTGACCAGCCATGGTTGCCGACAGTTGGTTAGCAGGAGAGCCGTACGGCGCAGGAAAATTATTCGCTCATCCACGAAAGACGTGTAA